A region of Thermovibrio ammonificans HB-1 DNA encodes the following proteins:
- the mtnP gene encoding S-methyl-5'-thioadenosine phosphorylase, producing the protein MKIGVIGGSGLYDIEGLSDVKEVRLETPFGEPSDAYIYGKLGDKEVYFLPRHGRGHVYLPSEVPYRANIYGFKMLGVDCIISVSAVGSMKEEIKPGDFVIVTQYFDRTKNRPSTFFGNGIVAHIPFDTPTCPLLNEIVYKACVEEGIPVHKEGTYICIEGPQFSTKAESKIYRSWGVDVIGMTNIPEAKLAREAEIPYSAVALATDYDVWKEGEEVNVKKVLATMARNVENAKRMLKRVIETIRPEDIENSPAKTALVGAIQTKPEYISEEVKKRLWLLLKDRI; encoded by the coding sequence ATGAAAATAGGAGTAATAGGCGGAAGCGGCCTTTACGACATAGAGGGGCTTTCTGATGTAAAGGAGGTAAGGCTTGAAACTCCTTTCGGAGAGCCCTCCGATGCCTACATATACGGAAAGTTGGGGGATAAAGAGGTTTACTTCCTGCCCCGCCACGGCAGAGGCCACGTTTACCTGCCATCGGAGGTTCCCTACAGGGCAAATATTTACGGTTTTAAGATGCTCGGCGTAGACTGCATCATCTCCGTTAGCGCAGTGGGCTCCATGAAAGAGGAGATAAAGCCCGGCGATTTCGTGATAGTCACCCAGTACTTCGACAGAACAAAGAACAGACCTTCTACCTTCTTCGGGAACGGTATAGTTGCCCACATTCCCTTCGACACACCTACCTGCCCGCTTCTCAACGAAATCGTTTACAAGGCGTGTGTGGAAGAGGGAATCCCGGTCCACAAGGAGGGAACCTACATCTGCATAGAGGGGCCCCAGTTCTCTACAAAAGCCGAATCTAAGATTTACAGAAGCTGGGGAGTTGACGTTATAGGAATGACAAACATTCCCGAAGCCAAGCTGGCAAGGGAAGCAGAAATTCCCTACTCTGCAGTGGCCCTTGCAACCGACTACGATGTGTGGAAAGAAGGGGAAGAGGTTAACGTAAAGAAAGTGCTGGCAACCATGGCAAGGAACGTTGAGAACGCAAAGAGAATGCTCAAGCGCGTTATAGAAACCATAAGGCCGGAAGATATTGAGAACTCACCTGCAAAGACCGCCCTTGTTGGGGCAATTCAGACAAAGCCGGAGTACATAAGCGAAGAGGTTAAAAAGAGGCTCTGGCTGCTGTTGAAAGACAGGATTTAA
- the hisF gene encoding imidazole glycerol phosphate synthase subunit HisF has translation MLAKRIIPCLDVKDGRVVKGVNFVNLIDAGDPVENAKVYDEQGADELVFLDITASYEKRAIMLDVVKRTAEQVFMPLTVGGGVRTVEDIRNLLNAGADKVSINTAAVKNPQLITEGAKLFGSQCIVVAIDAKRVAPGKWEVFIHGGRTPTGIDAVKWAKEVVDRGAGEILLTSMDRDGTKAGYDIELTRAISEAVSVPVIASGGAGKKEHFYEGLVEGKADAVLAASVFHFKEISIPELKAYLKERGVWVRV, from the coding sequence ATGCTTGCAAAGAGGATTATTCCCTGTCTCGACGTTAAAGACGGAAGGGTAGTTAAAGGCGTTAACTTCGTTAACCTGATAGATGCAGGAGACCCCGTTGAAAACGCAAAGGTTTACGACGAACAAGGGGCCGACGAGCTCGTATTTTTGGATATAACCGCCAGCTACGAAAAAAGGGCAATAATGCTCGACGTTGTGAAAAGAACCGCAGAACAGGTATTCATGCCCCTTACAGTTGGGGGAGGGGTCAGAACGGTTGAAGATATAAGAAACCTTTTGAACGCCGGAGCAGATAAAGTTTCGATTAATACCGCCGCTGTAAAGAATCCGCAACTTATAACGGAAGGGGCAAAGCTTTTCGGCTCTCAGTGCATAGTGGTTGCAATAGATGCAAAGAGAGTTGCCCCGGGAAAGTGGGAAGTTTTCATTCACGGCGGTAGAACTCCAACCGGAATAGACGCAGTTAAGTGGGCAAAAGAGGTGGTTGACAGAGGAGCCGGTGAAATCCTGTTAACCTCAATGGACCGAGACGGGACAAAAGCCGGGTACGACATTGAGTTAACCAGAGCAATTTCCGAGGCCGTTAGCGTTCCCGTAATAGCCTCGGGAGGTGCCGGAAAGAAGGAGCACTTCTACGAGGGGCTCGTAGAGGGGAAAGCAGACGCGGTTTTAGCGGCTTCTGTTTTCCACTTTAAGGAAATTTCAATCCCAGAACTCAAAGCCTACTTGAAGGAGAGAGGAGTGTGGGTAAGGGTTTAA
- the thiC gene encoding phosphomethylpyrimidine synthase ThiC, whose product MATLVELVKRGEIPKEVEYCARYEKRDVDYIVQGLIEGTIVIPANIYHRAREDFTPRAIGKGLKTKVNANIGTSGDIENIELELEKLRVAVKYGADAVMDLSTGKFIDETRKAIVNNSPVMVGTVPIYQAAKEAAEKHGFIGKMTVDELFDVIERHCKDGVDFITVHCGVTLSALERLRKEGRIMNIVSRGGALMAEWMVYNEKENPLYEHYDRLLEIAKKYDVTLSLGDGMRPGCIADATDRCQIEELITLGELVDRAREADVQAMVEGPGHVPLDQVEANILLQKRLCHGAPFYVLGPIVTDIAPGYDHITGAIGGAIAAKAGADFLCYLTPAEHLALPDVNDVKVGVIAARIAGHAADIVKGVPGAVEWDIEMAKAREALDWERQFELAIDPEIARKYREERAPQEDEKTCTMCGKLCSIKRVEEYLNPKKEK is encoded by the coding sequence ATGGCCACTTTAGTTGAGCTCGTTAAAAGGGGAGAAATCCCGAAGGAAGTTGAATACTGTGCCCGCTACGAAAAAAGGGACGTTGACTACATAGTCCAAGGGCTAATAGAGGGAACGATAGTAATTCCGGCAAACATCTACCACAGAGCAAGGGAAGACTTCACTCCGAGAGCTATAGGAAAGGGACTTAAAACCAAGGTTAACGCAAACATCGGAACCAGCGGAGACATCGAAAACATCGAGCTTGAGCTTGAAAAGCTGAGGGTTGCCGTTAAGTACGGCGCAGACGCCGTAATGGACCTCTCAACCGGAAAGTTCATAGACGAAACGAGAAAAGCCATAGTAAACAACTCTCCGGTAATGGTGGGAACCGTTCCCATCTATCAAGCGGCCAAAGAGGCAGCCGAGAAACACGGCTTTATAGGAAAAATGACCGTTGATGAGCTTTTCGACGTTATAGAGCGCCACTGTAAAGACGGAGTAGACTTCATAACCGTCCACTGCGGAGTAACCTTAAGTGCCCTCGAAAGGCTAAGGAAAGAGGGCAGGATTATGAACATAGTCTCAAGGGGCGGAGCCCTAATGGCCGAGTGGATGGTTTATAACGAAAAGGAGAACCCGCTCTACGAGCACTACGACCGCCTTCTTGAGATTGCCAAAAAGTACGACGTTACCCTTTCGCTTGGTGACGGAATGAGGCCGGGCTGCATAGCCGACGCAACCGACAGGTGTCAGATTGAAGAACTGATTACCCTTGGGGAGCTTGTTGACAGGGCCAGAGAGGCCGACGTTCAAGCTATGGTGGAAGGTCCGGGTCACGTTCCGCTCGACCAAGTAGAGGCAAACATACTCCTTCAAAAGAGGCTCTGCCACGGCGCACCCTTTTACGTTTTAGGACCGATAGTTACAGACATTGCCCCCGGCTACGACCACATTACCGGAGCAATAGGCGGGGCAATTGCGGCCAAAGCCGGAGCCGACTTCCTCTGCTACCTTACCCCTGCTGAGCACCTTGCCCTTCCCGACGTTAACGACGTTAAAGTGGGAGTAATAGCCGCAAGGATTGCAGGCCACGCCGCCGACATAGTTAAGGGCGTTCCCGGTGCAGTAGAGTGGGACATCGAAATGGCAAAGGCGAGGGAAGCCCTTGACTGGGAGAGGCAGTTTGAGCTCGCCATAGACCCCGAAATCGCAAGGAAGTACAGGGAAGAGAGGGCTCCTCAGGAAGACGAGAAAACCTGTACAATGTGCGGCAAGCTCTGCTCAATTAAAAGGGTTGAGGAGTATCTGAACCCCAAGAAGGAGAAGTAA
- a CDS encoding sulfide-dependent adenosine diphosphate thiazole synthase: protein MQNLSEVVISEAIITAFMEKLKSHLETDVAIVGGGPSGLVAGYYLAKKGYRVAIFERRLSIGGGMWAGAMFFNEIVVQEMGREILDEFGVNYREFKPGYYLADAVEATTTIASKAVKAGATVFNGVTAEDVVLKQVNGQYRVCGLVINWTTVELNHLMVDPLVITAKYVVDATGHDASVVSTLQRKAGIKLNTETGCVVGEKPLWASVGEEDTVKNSKEVFPGIYVSGMAANATCGSHRMGPVFGGMLMSGKKVAEEIAAKLNQNKEA from the coding sequence GTGCAGAACCTGAGTGAAGTTGTAATCTCCGAAGCCATCATAACGGCGTTTATGGAGAAGCTGAAATCCCACCTTGAGACCGACGTTGCAATAGTCGGAGGTGGGCCGTCCGGACTCGTCGCCGGATACTACCTTGCTAAAAAGGGCTACAGAGTTGCCATCTTTGAAAGAAGGCTCTCCATAGGCGGCGGAATGTGGGCAGGCGCAATGTTCTTTAACGAAATAGTGGTTCAAGAGATGGGAAGGGAAATTCTCGACGAGTTCGGCGTTAACTACAGGGAGTTCAAACCGGGATACTACCTTGCAGATGCGGTAGAGGCCACAACAACCATAGCCTCCAAGGCCGTAAAGGCCGGAGCTACCGTTTTCAACGGCGTAACTGCAGAAGATGTGGTTCTAAAACAGGTAAACGGCCAGTACAGAGTATGCGGCCTCGTAATAAACTGGACCACAGTTGAACTCAACCACCTGATGGTAGACCCCCTCGTGATAACTGCAAAGTACGTTGTAGACGCCACAGGCCACGACGCAAGCGTAGTTTCAACCCTACAGAGAAAAGCCGGAATAAAACTGAACACAGAAACCGGCTGCGTTGTAGGAGAGAAACCCCTTTGGGCATCTGTGGGTGAAGAGGATACAGTCAAAAACTCCAAGGAGGTATTCCCGGGAATCTACGTTAGCGGAATGGCGGCAAACGCAACCTGCGGAAGCCACAGGATGGGACCCGTTTTCGGCGGAATGCTCATGAGCGGCAAAAAAGTTGCCGAAGAGATTGCCGCCAAGCTAAACCAGAATAAGGAGGCGTAA
- a CDS encoding M20 metallopeptidase family protein, producing MEELKELILRSSLEIKEELIRWRRHIHMYPELSGREFNTAEFVAEKLKNFGVDEVIENFAGSTAVVATVKGEKPGGCVALRADMDALPTEEKTGKPYASRIKGVMHSCGHDAHTAMLLGAAKVLCKLRKEFKGSVKLIFQPCEERHDCKGAQWLVEHGVLENPRVEAIFALHVYPELPTGYVGTRFGPMLASADVFKVVVKGKSTHASRPHQGIDPVLIAAQTVNTLHHVVSRYVDPLEPAVLTVGKIRGGFAENIIPDEVEFEGTVRTLSHQVRDRIPKQMEQAVKGIAAAYGGECEFEFQWGTPPLINDKETTAFAVEKMKELLGDERVVILEKPSMGGEDFSVYLKEVPGTFIRLGVRNEEKDTVYPLHNSRFDIDEDALPIGTAVEAYLAIAWLNRSPKLGK from the coding sequence GTGGAAGAGCTAAAAGAGCTGATTCTCCGTTCTTCCCTGGAGATTAAAGAGGAGCTCATCCGGTGGAGACGCCACATCCACATGTACCCTGAGCTTTCGGGCAGAGAGTTCAACACCGCCGAGTTTGTGGCCGAAAAACTCAAGAACTTCGGAGTAGACGAAGTCATAGAGAACTTTGCAGGCTCAACGGCCGTTGTGGCCACCGTAAAAGGAGAAAAACCGGGAGGGTGCGTCGCCCTAAGGGCCGATATGGATGCACTGCCCACAGAGGAAAAAACCGGAAAGCCTTACGCTTCAAGGATTAAAGGCGTTATGCACTCCTGCGGACACGACGCCCACACGGCCATGCTCCTCGGGGCCGCCAAGGTGCTATGTAAGCTGAGGAAGGAGTTTAAGGGGAGCGTGAAGCTCATCTTCCAACCGTGCGAGGAGAGACACGACTGCAAAGGCGCCCAGTGGCTCGTTGAACACGGAGTCCTCGAAAACCCCAGAGTTGAAGCGATATTTGCCCTCCACGTATACCCCGAACTGCCTACCGGATACGTAGGTACCCGCTTCGGCCCCATGCTCGCATCTGCAGACGTCTTTAAAGTGGTGGTTAAGGGAAAAAGCACCCACGCGTCCCGCCCCCACCAGGGAATAGACCCCGTTCTCATAGCAGCCCAAACGGTTAACACACTCCACCACGTAGTAAGCAGGTATGTAGACCCTCTGGAGCCGGCCGTCCTAACAGTAGGGAAAATAAGGGGCGGGTTTGCAGAAAACATCATTCCCGACGAAGTAGAGTTTGAAGGCACCGTAAGAACGCTCTCCCACCAGGTAAGGGACCGTATTCCAAAGCAGATGGAGCAGGCCGTAAAGGGAATCGCAGCCGCCTACGGCGGAGAGTGTGAGTTTGAGTTTCAGTGGGGAACACCGCCTCTGATAAACGATAAAGAGACAACCGCATTCGCAGTTGAGAAGATGAAAGAGCTCTTGGGGGACGAGCGGGTTGTAATCTTAGAAAAGCCCTCCATGGGAGGAGAGGACTTCTCGGTTTACCTAAAGGAGGTTCCGGGAACTTTCATAAGGCTCGGAGTGCGGAACGAAGAGAAGGACACCGTTTACCCGCTACACAACTCCCGATTCGACATAGACGAAGACGCCCTACCGATAGGAACAGCGGTAGAAGCTTACCTTGCAATAGCTTGGCTGAACCGCTCCCCAAAATTGGGGAAATAG
- the pyrE gene encoding orotate phosphoribosyltransferase, translating into MLSEEQIKEIFLKADAFLEGHFLLSSGLHSPYYLQCAKVLQYPDYAELLCRELARRIREFGVEFDLVIAPAIGGIIVSYETARHLKVRGIFAERVNGELTLRRGFEIKPGERAVVVEDVVTTGKSTKETIEVVKAHGGKVVAVGSLVDRSGGKVDFGVPFASLWRLEVPVYSPESCPICKEGKLPLVKPGSRNIPVR; encoded by the coding sequence ATGCTGTCCGAGGAGCAGATAAAGGAGATATTCCTCAAAGCCGACGCATTCCTCGAGGGCCACTTCCTCCTCTCAAGCGGACTCCACAGTCCCTACTACCTGCAGTGTGCAAAGGTTCTCCAGTACCCCGATTACGCCGAGCTCCTCTGTAGGGAGCTTGCAAGGCGCATAAGGGAGTTCGGGGTGGAGTTCGACCTCGTTATAGCTCCCGCCATAGGCGGAATAATAGTCTCTTACGAGACCGCCCGCCACCTTAAGGTCAGGGGCATATTTGCCGAGAGGGTTAACGGCGAGCTCACGCTCCGCAGAGGCTTTGAGATAAAGCCCGGAGAGCGGGCCGTTGTTGTTGAAGACGTTGTAACCACCGGTAAATCTACGAAAGAGACTATAGAGGTTGTAAAGGCCCACGGCGGTAAGGTTGTAGCCGTTGGCAGCCTTGTCGATAGGAGCGGTGGTAAGGTGGATTTCGGCGTTCCCTTTGCAAGCCTCTGGAGGTTGGAGGTTCCCGTTTACAGCCCCGAGAGCTGTCCAATCTGTAAGGAAGGTAAACTCCCGCTGGTTAAGCCCGGCAGCAGAAACATTCCCGTAAGGTAG
- a CDS encoding polyprenyl synthetase family protein: MKIFKPFEVVREELLSVEEFSRELLSSKVSLVLRAGGYILDSGGKRVRPGLTVIAGKLVEAPLDRLIPVATVMEYMHTATLLHDDIVDGAKLRRGRPSVNAVFGNDVAVLVGDYMFAKAIYVLAVYGGPEVLKTAAKTVQDMAEGELLQLEKIGDINLTEEEYFDIIYRKTASLLSTCCECGAIVGGASEKERKALKDYGTYIGYAFQLVDDAFDYISDEKTIGKPAGNDIREGKVTYPLLWALKRATEEEREAVERVLNNPSPTKEEIELVRNFVLEKGGEKATFELARDFVKRAKESLEIFKESPLKKALFEVADFIVERTY, encoded by the coding sequence ATGAAGATTTTCAAGCCGTTTGAGGTTGTTAGGGAGGAGCTTTTAAGCGTAGAGGAGTTTTCAAGGGAGCTCCTCTCCTCAAAGGTGAGTCTTGTCCTTCGGGCCGGCGGCTACATTCTCGATAGCGGAGGCAAACGGGTAAGGCCCGGGCTTACGGTTATAGCGGGGAAGCTCGTTGAAGCTCCCCTCGACAGGCTCATACCCGTTGCAACCGTTATGGAGTATATGCACACTGCGACCCTCCTTCACGACGATATAGTAGACGGAGCGAAGCTCAGGAGGGGGCGCCCTTCGGTAAATGCCGTTTTCGGGAACGACGTGGCCGTTTTGGTCGGCGACTACATGTTTGCGAAGGCAATTTACGTTCTCGCCGTTTACGGAGGTCCGGAAGTCCTTAAAACTGCGGCCAAAACCGTTCAAGATATGGCCGAGGGAGAGCTCCTCCAGCTTGAAAAAATCGGAGACATCAACCTGACCGAAGAGGAGTACTTCGACATAATCTACAGGAAAACGGCCTCCCTTCTCTCAACCTGCTGTGAGTGTGGAGCTATAGTCGGCGGAGCTTCGGAAAAAGAGCGGAAGGCCCTCAAAGACTACGGCACTTACATAGGCTATGCCTTTCAGCTTGTAGATGACGCCTTCGACTACATCTCCGATGAGAAAACAATCGGTAAGCCCGCCGGAAACGACATCCGGGAGGGGAAAGTAACCTACCCACTCCTGTGGGCACTGAAAAGGGCAACTGAAGAGGAGAGAGAGGCGGTAGAGAGAGTACTAAACAACCCCAGCCCCACAAAAGAGGAGATTGAGCTGGTCAGGAACTTTGTCCTTGAAAAGGGCGGAGAGAAGGCGACCTTTGAGCTCGCAAGGGATTTCGTTAAAAGGGCAAAGGAGAGTTTGGAAATCTTCAAAGAGAGTCCCTTAAAGAAAGCCCTCTTTGAAGTTGCCGACTTTATAGTTGAGAGGACTTATTAA
- a CDS encoding HI0074 family nucleotidyltransferase substrate-binding subunit, producing the protein MGGNRRRGEFRETLKRLKEAYSLALFHREDELFPFLRDSVIQRFEIAVELMWKAVRERLIEEGIECRSPKGCVRAFFEGGFVDGETAGKLLKLIDLRNLTSRTYNQEVAQELFEEVGRFLKALEQAEELINKSSQL; encoded by the coding sequence ATGGGTGGAAACAGGCGAAGAGGGGAGTTCAGAGAAACCTTAAAGAGGCTTAAAGAGGCCTATTCCCTTGCACTTTTCCATAGGGAGGATGAACTCTTCCCCTTTTTGAGGGATTCTGTTATCCAGAGGTTCGAAATAGCTGTTGAGCTTATGTGGAAGGCTGTAAGGGAAAGGTTAATCGAAGAGGGCATTGAGTGCCGCTCCCCAAAGGGATGCGTCAGGGCTTTTTTTGAAGGGGGTTTCGTTGATGGGGAAACGGCGGGGAAGCTCCTTAAGTTGATAGACCTGAGAAACCTAACCTCCCGCACCTACAATCAGGAGGTTGCTCAGGAGCTCTTTGAAGAAGTCGGCAGGTTTTTAAAAGCTCTGGAACAGGCAGAGGAGTTAATTAATAAGTCCTCTCAACTATAA
- a CDS encoding nucleotidyltransferase family protein encodes MAQGEQGLFKRNYSTLRLESIEEVKNFIGELFKGKGVRVYLFGSRARGDFTERSDYDLAFLSDEDISLELSILSEVLEESYIPQRFDLVNLKFAGRDLRRTVEKERILWVETGEEGSSEKP; translated from the coding sequence GTGGCACAAGGAGAACAGGGACTTTTTAAGAGAAATTACTCTACCTTAAGGCTGGAAAGTATAGAGGAGGTTAAAAACTTTATCGGGGAGCTTTTTAAAGGTAAGGGGGTTAGGGTTTACCTTTTTGGCTCAAGGGCCAGAGGCGACTTTACCGAAAGGAGCGATTACGACCTTGCTTTTTTAAGCGACGAGGATATCTCCTTGGAGCTCTCAATCCTCTCCGAAGTTCTGGAGGAGTCCTACATTCCCCAACGGTTCGACCTGGTTAACCTGAAGTTTGCCGGCAGAGACCTCCGCCGCACAGTTGAAAAGGAGAGAATTTTATGGGTGGAAACAGGCGAAGAGGGGAGTTCAGAGAAACCTTAA
- a CDS encoding GDP-mannose 4,6-dehydratase codes for MRSVLLTGAAGFIGYRTAKLLLEKGYKVIGVDNLNNYYDPKLKEYRLNLLKENRNFKFYRLDIENFEALKVVFEENSFEGIINLAARAGVRYSIENPFVYETTNSLGTLNLLELMKEFGLKKFVLASTSSLYAGQPMPFKEDLPVNTPISPYAASKKAAEVMSYTYHYLYGFDVTVVRYFTVYGPAGRPDMSIFRFIKWIDEGRPVEVYGDGTQSRDFTYVDDIAEGTIRAYETETGYQIINLGGNRPHQLKEVIRLIEEYLGKKAEIIYKPFHKADLKATWADITKAREILGWEPKVPLEEGLRRTVEWHKENRDFLREITLP; via the coding sequence ATGAGAAGTGTTTTACTTACAGGAGCAGCCGGCTTCATAGGCTACAGAACCGCAAAACTGTTGCTCGAAAAGGGCTACAAAGTTATAGGCGTTGACAACCTTAACAACTACTACGACCCTAAACTGAAAGAGTACCGGCTGAACCTTCTGAAGGAGAACAGAAACTTCAAGTTCTACAGGCTCGACATAGAGAACTTTGAAGCCCTAAAGGTTGTGTTTGAAGAGAACAGCTTCGAAGGCATTATAAACCTTGCTGCCAGGGCGGGAGTCAGGTACAGCATAGAGAACCCCTTCGTTTACGAAACTACGAACTCCTTGGGGACCCTTAACCTACTTGAGCTAATGAAGGAGTTTGGGCTCAAGAAGTTCGTTCTGGCCTCTACCTCTTCCCTATACGCCGGCCAACCTATGCCGTTTAAAGAGGACTTGCCGGTTAATACACCTATATCTCCCTACGCCGCAAGCAAAAAGGCGGCCGAGGTGATGTCCTACACCTACCACTACCTCTACGGCTTCGACGTTACGGTGGTCCGCTACTTCACCGTTTACGGCCCTGCCGGAAGGCCCGATATGTCCATATTCAGGTTTATAAAGTGGATAGACGAGGGCAGACCCGTAGAGGTTTACGGCGACGGAACCCAGAGCAGGGATTTTACCTACGTTGACGACATTGCAGAGGGAACGATTAGAGCCTACGAAACGGAAACCGGGTACCAGATAATCAACCTCGGCGGGAACCGCCCCCACCAGCTCAAAGAGGTGATTAGGCTGATAGAGGAGTACTTGGGGAAAAAGGCCGAGATTATCTACAAACCCTTCCACAAAGCAGACCTTAAAGCAACCTGGGCCGATATAACAAAGGCAAGGGAGATTTTAGGCTGGGAGCCGAAAGTTCCCTTAGAGGAAGGCTTAAGGAGAACCGTAGAGTGGCACAAGGAGAACAGGGACTTTTTAAGAGAAATTACTCTACCTTAA